In one Halosolutus amylolyticus genomic region, the following are encoded:
- a CDS encoding PHP domain-containing protein: protein MYAVDLHTHTRFFHGRRTLGDRFDPLGVRLLAAAAERRGLDGIATTNHDYYTAFDPSSTLETLPGIEITTDRGHVLVVGPDPPAATKPGALSPDEAVALAHDRDCAAIVAHPFRNSTVRELEEVPFDAIEVNGKHPRSQPLVEELAAERDLPLVGGSDAHYPFEVGRAYTVVDADRLTPASIVDAIRDGNVSARVSRSSLDRALRRGYRAIHRRKHVIDAIERPTPGVGVPPGENEAGGGE from the coding sequence ATGTACGCCGTCGACCTCCACACGCACACGCGATTCTTCCACGGCCGTCGCACCCTCGGTGACCGGTTCGACCCGCTCGGCGTTCGACTCCTCGCCGCGGCGGCCGAGCGACGCGGCCTCGACGGGATCGCGACGACCAACCACGATTACTACACGGCGTTCGACCCCTCTTCGACGCTCGAGACCCTCCCGGGGATCGAGATCACGACCGATCGCGGCCACGTCCTCGTCGTCGGCCCCGATCCGCCGGCGGCGACGAAGCCGGGGGCACTCTCCCCGGACGAGGCCGTCGCACTCGCTCACGACCGGGACTGCGCCGCGATCGTCGCCCATCCCTTCCGGAACAGCACGGTGCGGGAACTCGAGGAGGTCCCGTTCGACGCGATCGAGGTCAACGGTAAACACCCGCGCTCGCAGCCGCTCGTCGAGGAACTCGCGGCCGAGCGGGACCTCCCACTGGTCGGCGGCAGCGACGCTCACTACCCCTTCGAGGTGGGGCGGGCGTACACCGTCGTCGACGCGGACCGGCTCACCCCCGCGTCGATCGTCGACGCGATCCGCGACGGGAACGTCAGCGCGCGCGTCTCCCGCTCCTCGCTCGATCGGGCCCTGCGCCGGGGATACCGGGCGATCCACCGCCGCAAGCACGTGATCGACGCGATCGAACGACCGACGCCCGGCGTCGGGGTGCCGCCCGGTGAAAACGAAGCGGGCGGCGGCGAGTGA